The sequence below is a genomic window from Henriciella marina DSM 19595.
TCAAGCGACGCGAAATTAACCGCCAGCAGTGCCCACTGGGCCTCTGGCAAGGTAAAGCGCCAATAGCCGGCCCCCGCCGCATTTGGCATGATCCAGTCTGGGCAGGTCTCAAACCCATCAAACGAAAGCGTGGTCTGCTGATCGCTCATCATTGTGCAGACACGCTCGCGCGTCTCACCACTTGCCGCGATCATGCAGAAAGGCACGGTCCAGCGCCGGCTTTCCTCAATTGGGCTGCCGAGCGGCTGATAGCGGCTCTGCGACAGGGACACCTCTGGGGTCTGGTCTTCGCGGCATTGCAGACGCGTATCAATGACCGGCAGACCGGACTGTTCGACAAAGCTGCGAAACGCCGTGGTCAGGTCTGGCTCATTGGTTTCCTGTGCTATGATCTCGAAGAAATCCGGGCTGTCGGCCACGCCATCCTCGAACCGCTCAATATAGCGGCCGAGTGCAGGCCGGAATGTCTCAGCGCCGAAATAGGAATCGACCATCGCGATAACCGCAAGGCCCTTGTCATATGTGATGGAGTCGTAGGCGTTGCGGATATCTTCATTCAACGTGATCGGTTCACGAACCGCGCGGGCACTCGCCAAGCTATCGAGGCTCATCGCATCGACGCTGTCGGCCACCGAATCCAGCTCGTATCCACCATCAGGCTCCAGATCGGACAATACGATACCGGTGGCCCAGCTCGAAAACGCCTCTTTCAGCCAGAGATCATCCCACCAGGGCGGCGTGACGAGATCGCCGAACCACATATGAGCGATCTCGTGGCTGTGGATGTTGAGAAGCGCGCGGCGCGCGGCCGGGCCGCTGGACGGACCATAGAGTATCCGGCTTTCACGATAGGTAATCGCCGCCGCAAGCTCCGTGGCCCCGCTCAGCCATTGCGGCGCGGCAATGATATCGAGCTTCTCATATGGGTATGGTACGCCGAGTTCCCTTTCAAAGAAGGCGATCATCGGCTCTGTCATCATCAGCGCGTAGGAGATTTCATTCCCCTTGCCGGCCCGCGTATACCCGGTCAGCGGAATTGAGACGTCACGAACGGCATTGGGTGCAAGCGGCGGTCCATCAACCTCGTCGAATGGACCGACAGCGAACGAAAGAAGATAGGTCGGCAAAGGCCGCGTCTGCTTGAACGTGATCCGTTTAAGCCCCTCATCTTCCAGTATTTCTTCGCGCTCAACCGGTGTGTTCGCAATGGCGAGGTCATCCACACGAACGGTCAGTGTCGTGTCGAACGGCGCCTTGAATTTCGGCTCATCAAATCCGGGCATGAACCGGCGGGCCTGAATGCTCTCTGATTTGGCCAGCGCGTAGGATTCGCCCTGCTCCTCGACTTTGAAAAGGCCCGCAAGATTGGCGTCGAAAGGCGCGGTGTAGTCGATAGCGACCCGGACGCTGCCCGGGTTTACTCGGCGCGGAAAATTGATCCACGCAACACCCGAATTCAGGACATCCCGCCATGTCGCCTTTTCGTCGCTCAGCAGGCCACCCGATACGCGAAGGCTTCGTATTTCCAAGCCCTGACCATGCAGCCAGAAGCCGTCAGCAGGCTGGTCAAATTCCACGTCGATCGTGACCGTCCCGCCAAAGCGCGCTTTCGAAGGGTCGATGGTCAGGTCGATATCATAGCCGGTGGGGCGAACACCGCCGGGAAGCGGCCCCCGGGGAGCACGTTCATAGAGGTCGGCGAGTTCAGGTTGCTTCTGGCGGGGCGTCGGGCCGCAAGCGGCAACGCCAAGAACGAGTGCGAAGCAAAGAAAAGAGAGACGCTTCATGAAGAAACCCTAATGACCTTCTCTAAGCCATAAGAGCGCCGGACCGCTTGCGTCACCCGGAAAAGACCCTCAGCACTGCGATTACCCACGCCTATTTTGCCTGCCCACGCATGGCGCCCAGCCTGAATCGGTCCTATAAGGCGCGCATGAAAATCGCGACCTGGAACGTCAATTCAATCAAGGCCCGCATGGCCACCGTGATCGAGGTCCTGAAGGCTATCGACGCAGATGTCGTGTGCCTGCAGGAAATCAAATGCGAGACCGATAATTTCCCGTATCTGGAGATCGAGGAGCTTGGCTATAATTGTGCGGTTCATGGCCAGAAGAGCTATAATGGCGTCGCCCTCCTGTCCCGGTATCCGCTTGAGGATGTCATCACCGGCCTGCCGGGCAATGAAAATGACGACCAGGCCCGGTATATAGAAGCCCTCATTCTCGCGGACCGGCCCGTTCGCGTGGGCGGTTTGTACCTGCCCAATGGCAACCCTGCGCCGGGCGACAAATACGACTACAAGCTGAACTGGATGAAGCATCTCAAGGCGCATGCCGAGGCCCAGTTAAAGCTTGAAGAGTCCTTCGTGCTGGCAGGCGACTATAACGTCATTCCGCGCGATGAAGACTGCTGGGATATCGCGGTTTGGCGCGACGATGCGCTGGCACTCCAAAACACACGAGACGCCTTTAGAGAGCTCAAATGGCTGGGCCTGACTGAAGCGTATGAAGCTGCCGACGGACGCGCGCATCAATATAGTTTCTGGGACTATCAGGGGGGCGCCTGGCAGAAAGACCATGGCATCCGGATCGACCATCTTCTGCTCTCACCGCAGGCGGCTGACCGGCTGCAGGGCGTCGAGATCTACAAGAAAGCCCGGGAGCTGGAAAAACCGTCAGATCATGTGCCCGTGATCGCAGAGCTCGCAGACTGACAGTCAGGGTCAGTCGCTCGCGCAATGCCTATTATAGACGCTCACTCTCTCATTCACGTTCGCAACAGCCTCCTGAAGCTCCGCTTCAATCGACCTCAGCTTTGACTTGGACGCATCATAGGCGACCTTCGCCTGGTCAGCGCGCATTGCATGGTCTGCGCTGAAATTGCGAACTGTCTGGGCGTCCTCCCAGGCATCACCCGCCGCTTCG
It includes:
- the xth gene encoding exodeoxyribonuclease III — protein: MKIATWNVNSIKARMATVIEVLKAIDADVVCLQEIKCETDNFPYLEIEELGYNCAVHGQKSYNGVALLSRYPLEDVITGLPGNENDDQARYIEALILADRPVRVGGLYLPNGNPAPGDKYDYKLNWMKHLKAHAEAQLKLEESFVLAGDYNVIPRDEDCWDIAVWRDDALALQNTRDAFRELKWLGLTEAYEAADGRAHQYSFWDYQGGAWQKDHGIRIDHLLLSPQAADRLQGVEIYKKARELEKPSDHVPVIAELAD
- a CDS encoding M1 family metallopeptidase; this encodes MKRLSFLCFALVLGVAACGPTPRQKQPELADLYERAPRGPLPGGVRPTGYDIDLTIDPSKARFGGTVTIDVEFDQPADGFWLHGQGLEIRSLRVSGGLLSDEKATWRDVLNSGVAWINFPRRVNPGSVRVAIDYTAPFDANLAGLFKVEEQGESYALAKSESIQARRFMPGFDEPKFKAPFDTTLTVRVDDLAIANTPVEREEILEDEGLKRITFKQTRPLPTYLLSFAVGPFDEVDGPPLAPNAVRDVSIPLTGYTRAGKGNEISYALMMTEPMIAFFERELGVPYPYEKLDIIAAPQWLSGATELAAAITYRESRILYGPSSGPAARRALLNIHSHEIAHMWFGDLVTPPWWDDLWLKEAFSSWATGIVLSDLEPDGGYELDSVADSVDAMSLDSLASARAVREPITLNEDIRNAYDSITYDKGLAVIAMVDSYFGAETFRPALGRYIERFEDGVADSPDFFEIIAQETNEPDLTTAFRSFVEQSGLPVIDTRLQCREDQTPEVSLSQSRYQPLGSPIEESRRWTVPFCMIAASGETRERVCTMMSDQQTTLSFDGFETCPDWIMPNAAGAGYWRFTLPEAQWALLAVNFASLEPGEAMVAIDSARASFQAGGLSLPTLMAITNAGALHAERQVVEEAVRTYSDLYRAASGDEAARTGIAAEITRVFRPRLAAIGDSELERDQIIASRLEAFLARSGNDEELRSEFARAANAYVGLPVRGEVRPLTSDDFSTALAIGLQEGGEPFLEAMIVSLSEIDDPTFEQSVAYAIGQNNDPALLPVILDLSMSGKLGTRETYSVMYGQMRQTETQVGAWRWLQSNYPEFVTRIPGQRPRSTPRMAAELCTPAAISELDALFEEYGDLAPGYERALAEARESIQLCIALEAERGDEVRRYFAGLAPSETAPASSN